One window from the genome of Stegostoma tigrinum isolate sSteTig4 chromosome 27, sSteTig4.hap1, whole genome shotgun sequence encodes:
- the ovca2 gene encoding esterase OVCA2, whose translation MAPPVLRLLCVHGYRQDGGSFRDRTGSLRKALRKRAELLYVSSPLRVPLSLGASARPPAVDGDGTQMGETEEDGRGWWFSNPAEDSFNALDHVESCKGLEESLETVSKAMAELGPFDGIMGFSQGAALVAMVCALKQKGDPRFQFDFAILVAGFKSRCTLHAHFYQEPIAVPSLHVFGDTDRVIAGQLSQDLSTSFVDPVILTHSGGHFVPAAAAQRLVYLEFLERFQKK comes from the exons ATGGCTCCGCCGGTGTTGCGGTTGCTTTGCGTTCACGGTTACCGTCAGGACGGCGGGAGTTTCCGAGATCGGACTGGCTCTCTGCGGAAAGCCCTGCGGAAACGCGCCGAGCTGCTGTACGTGTCGTCTCCGCTCAGGGTGCCCCTTTCTCTGGGGGCTTCAGCTCGGCCTCCCGCAGTTGACGGTGACG GGACTCAAATGGGGGAAACTGAGGAAGATGGCCGTGGCTGGTGGTTCTCAAACCCAGCTGAAGACAGTTTCAATGCTTTGGATCATGTGGAGAGCTGCAAAGGTCTCGAAGAATCGTTGGAGACTGTCTCCAAAGCCATGGCTGAGTTAGGCCCATTCGATGGTATCATGGGTTTCAGCCAAGGAGCAGCTCTTGTGGCAATGGTCTGTGCCCTCAAGCAGAAGGGAGACCCCAGATTCCAGTTTGATTTTGCAATCCTTGTTGCAGGCTTTAAGAGCAGATGCACGCTCCATGCGCATTTCTATCAGGAGCCCATCGCTGTTCCGTCTTTGCATGTGTTCGGTGACACTGACCGGGTCATCGCTGGACAATTAAGCCAGGACCTGTCCACATCCTTCGTCGATCCTGTGATTCTTACTCACTCAGGAGGTCATTTtgttcctgctgctgctgctcagaGGCTGGTTTACTTGGAGTtcctggagaggtttcagaagaaaTAA